GTCTCGATCCCCGGCGGCGAGCCCCTGCTGCATCCGGAGATGGATAAGGTCGTCGAAGGGATCGTCGCCCGCGGCAAGTATGTCTATCTCTGCACCAACGCGATCCTGCTCAAGAAGCACCTGCATCGCTACAAGCCTGACAAGCACCTGTCCTTCTCGGTGCATCTCGATGGCCCGCGTGAAGACCACGATCTGGCGGTCTGCCGTGAGGGAATCTACGACATCGCCATCGAGGCCATTCGCGAAACGGTGAATGCCGGCTTCCGCGTCACGACGAACACCACCGTCTTCAATCACAGCCAGCCAGAACGCCTGCGGGAGATGTTCGACACGCTGATGGAGATGGGCGTTGAAGGGATGATGATCTCGCCCGGCTATCAGTACGAGAAAGCCCCCGATCAAGAACACTTTCTCAACCGTAACCAGACGGTGCAGCTCTTCCGCAAGATTCTCGGCAATCCCAAGAAGACCTGGACCTTCAACCAGTCGCCACTCTTTATCGAGTTCCTCAAAGGGAACTGGCAACTGGAATGCACCCCCTGGGGCAACCCGACCTACAACCTGTTCGGCTGGCAGAAGCCCTGCTATCTGTTGCAGGACGGCTATGCCAGCACTTTCCAGGAACTGATGGAAACGACCGACTGGGATGCTTACGGTCGAGCCAGCGGCAACTCCCGCTGTCAGGACTGCATGGTCCACTGCGGGTACGAGCCCTCCGCCGTCAACGCCACGTTCGGCACCGTATCCGGCCTCATGACCTCGGCCCTGCGAACTCTGTTCGGCCCCGGACGCGACAAGGCGCTCCCCGCCGCACCCGCTCCAGCAGCCATGCCGGTCTCGCCGCCGTCCCTGGTCTCGCTGCAACTCCCGCTGCGCGTGATGGCGCAGGAAGAACTCGAACCGGCCATCAAATCGTAGGTTGTGGTCAAGGCCGAGAGAGATGCAACGAGCGCAGTTCACGCGTCCCTCGGTATTGTCGCGCATTTCAAGAAGAGGGCCGCTGACCCACCTTCAAGATTCGGTTTGTTTCCACTGAGTGCGAACAATCCCAAAGATTGCCAGCGCCGCTCCCAGAAGTTGCCAGCAACAGATCAGCGTCAAGGACAGATACGGCGATCGAAACAGAACGTCGGCGATCATGATCGGAATCCCCAAGCAGGCGATCGCGACGGGGATCCAGTGAAGGGCTCCAAGGCGTTCGCCGAAAAGAGTACGCACTCCAAACCACCACGCGAGTGCGCTCCCTGCGATTACCAAGAACGCGATCGAGCCGTGACTCATTCATTCACCTGAAATCGTAGGGTGTGGTCAAGGCCGAGGGAGAAGCAGCAATCGCAGTTCACGCGTCCCTCGGCATTGTCTCGCCATTTTCAGAAGAGGGCCGCTGACTCAACTTCAAATAACGCTCACCCGCCAA
This genomic stretch from Planctomicrobium piriforme harbors:
- the hpnH gene encoding adenosyl-hopene transferase HpnH, with amino-acid sequence MGVPVSQMWTVASYVLGQKLRGRKRYPLVLMLEPLFRCNLACAGCGKIQYPSSILKQHLSVEDCLKAVDECGAPIVSIPGGEPLLHPEMDKVVEGIVARGKYVYLCTNAILLKKHLHRYKPDKHLSFSVHLDGPREDHDLAVCREGIYDIAIEAIRETVNAGFRVTTNTTVFNHSQPERLREMFDTLMEMGVEGMMISPGYQYEKAPDQEHFLNRNQTVQLFRKILGNPKKTWTFNQSPLFIEFLKGNWQLECTPWGNPTYNLFGWQKPCYLLQDGYASTFQELMETTDWDAYGRASGNSRCQDCMVHCGYEPSAVNATFGTVSGLMTSALRTLFGPGRDKALPAAPAPAAMPVSPPSLVSLQLPLRVMAQEELEPAIKS